gtgccattttgattttgagggtaATGAGAAGCAAAATTTCAACAAAGTGCCTAAAAATATGTTTCTAGGAAACTATCTTGCAAACAGCAATGTGTTATACTTCCACCAAGGAAAGAGTGAGTCTCTCCATTCAACACTAAAAAAATTCATGGGTGTTGGAAAGTACTCCAGCCCTCCAATATTTTaatgcatgaaaaaaaaaaaaagaacactgAAATGcttgaaataaaattttcatttcagtAGTTGAATTACTGAAATTCATTTATGGCtcatttggaacttggaaaatattaggaaaagaaaatgagaagaaTTCCAcctttttcatgtttagttatcaaggaaagtgagaaagaaaataaaatatataccaaatcaatgaacaaaattttaattttactcaTCCTTAACATTTgatctttcttaatttttatttaaattagaatattttttcatttttaatggtatttaatatagagagaaaatatagtggaaaataaatttccttctcattttcctttcctttcctttctccaggcaaaatccttgatccaaactgGCCCTCGGACTGAAGTAACAACAACGTAGTAACCGAATTTCTGCCCTCAGTTTGATTGCCGTGAAGGGGAAAAGAAAGGATCTTACCCGAGCAACAATGCCCAACTTCTCCAACTTTTGAACTGCATCATCCACATCAAAATTACAGCTCTCGCCAAATTCTTCTTTTATTAGTTCCTCACATCGCAGGTCAAGATCCTACTTCATAATATCATGAAAGTTATGTAAAGAGTCCACatctagtatttcacaaaattCAGGGAAGTGAGAAAAGAAACTTGGAAAAGCACTAGAATGATGTACACCTGTCTTGTAGCTTTACCCTGTTCCATCAATATAAAGAATGATATAATCACCTCTTTGACCTGCATGACACAATAGATTGCTTGCCTTAGAATCAGAGTTAAACAGGCAGCCAATGatgatatgatttttttttttataaggcCCATGATTATATGATTAAAGAACATAATAGTAAAATTGACTTAAGATTGCTTTTATACTACAGTATAGCTTCATTCCAAAATAGTTTTGCACCCAAGAGATTCAAAAATTTCTCTTTCATTTAAAGGCGGCGGAGGATACATGGCAGACATACAGCATTCAAAAGTGCTATGATTACTACCAGGGACAGAGGCAGCCTCAGCTCACTCTGAACCCCATTCACCATTCATGCATACCAAAACAGTCACAATATTGAAAAATGTCACATTAAACCGGCTAGGGTCCTGAGCCAGGAAACGAATAGGGATTATTTATACACAGATAGCCTCAGCTCACCTCTCATCTCTCACTACATGTCTTTGTGTAGGAGGGTGTTGAGAGGAAGCCTTGTGACTCAACTATTAAATGTTGTTTATTACAATGTTGTACGAGCATTTATTAACTGTTGGGTCCAAAGGACCCTGCTACCCCAGGTTCCTATCCAAAAAGAGAAAATAGCAAGGAAATGTACGAAGGAGAAGAGAGAATAACAAAACAATACACGAAAAAGAGGAATCCTCCTAATCAGACAACTAATAAAAAACAGGGGAAAAAATCAGTACAACAAAGCTTTCCAACCCTGTTGAATGTCAGTTCAGCAAAGTAATCTAAAAGCCCCAGTAACAAAAGCCCACAAAGATGTAAGAAAGATAATTTTATCCAAAAGCAGGTTCAAAGGCAATAAATGTCAGCTAATATTATTTATATGAAGCTATATATAGCTAGCTATTAAGAAGCTGCCACATGGCTCAAACATATATGTCGTTAGCATTAAATATTGTGATGTAGAATAAAGAGGGAAGAGGGAAGGAGAGGATTAAGGGAGAAAAACGATAGAGAGGAAAACACGCAGTtacacttcaattcaaattcccAAACTGTCTTTTGTACAGTACAACCCCAGGAAATACTAAAACAACAAAACCACAAATAAGCTCCCCTAAGGCACCTATTTACAAACAAACCTCATAAACAACCTAATGCATCGATTTAGGACTCAACAAGCCCTTAACTCTATTATTTGACCCTAAATAGGGCCAAAGTGATCCATCCAATGACCAACCTCCGGCCCTGCATCATATTTTTAAGcagtcttaaatttcaattttgactaaaatttcaaatttcaaagctccttaagtacggaaattttgatggaaatttcaatttcaattttaatttgaaaaaatgatggaaattagaagtaaagcatggaattcttttatgaaactgtATAAATTGTTAATAGACATAATAGTGTAAGTTTTAGTTCTAATATATTACAAactaaatacatctatgttgtgcatgaggtgcaatagttgtaatataatgtATATTAACCCCCAgtgtgtggttcaggtggtagtgcgggctacgagagtgcctctcacgaggtcaggtgttcaaaccctcccgggttcGTTTCCATCCCTGGATTcttgaaatttacctccctttggagttgtgggatcggcttcaaggggcgcgggattagtcacgtggaccataaaacggacacgtggaaacccggtgcgtaatccaaaaaaatatatatataatgtatattaaATATATTCATAAGataatgtgtattaaacatatttagttaatataaatgaaattcttGAATCAATTAAGCATGATTTATTACACAAATAAAGATACTTTAGACacgaatggttaaataaaatgttgttgtaagtttaattttttttcacataatttcaAACTCCCTTGTAacaatcttttgtttcaataagaaaataagataaaataagagaaatttcacttcacatctaaatctcacatttgaatttGGAGAAAATTTCATTCCATAGTTacattttcaacaatttttgctaaaaattcaagattttgataaatttcaaatgataaGTTGAAATTTCGACAAAAATTATGTAAGACAGAATCAACTGTCATCTCAATTTCAAGGGGGATGGAAAGCTGAAATTTGACAGAAATTTCGACAATtggtggaaatttaagaccatgtttTCAAGTACAATATCAAATGCAAGTTAGGGGCAAGCAATAAATGTTGTCTACAGTTAACTTCATTTAGGTAGGTATTTAATGTTTTTCCTATAATAAACAATGCTACAGTTAACTTTATTTGAGGAGGCATACTTGAGTAGGCATTAATGTCTTCTATGACAAACAtgctttaatattatttatgttatgtATATTTTAAGTGACACTATCAAATCGTGTGAAACTTACTAATAaactaaacacacacacacatagcatGCATCTGCCACCAGTTCTGAATAAACAAACATGCTTTTCACAATTCATGCATCTATATCCTATGacatagttgtcaaatcaagtTTCTAATAATGAATCTTCCAATTTAGGAATTGagaatcaaaaatcaaattgattcgTAAGATTCAATACAAATTTCCGAAATTGATTCCAAATGatgtgcatatattgatatataaacagccagaaaaatagtaaaatacatataaattttgagaaaaaaaattatatttcatgcgtatgctttccctaaacaataaaaattaagggaatgagtcaagaaatattaataaaatgaTGAACTTTAAGTTGgttaagggaaggaatcaagaaaagataataaaaaattgaacttttTGTAATGCATAGGAAGAAATGAATCAACCTCTTGGGAGTGCATaggaagaaaaaagaaacaatATAAACTAAAAGATGTAATTCACTGTTTCTTTCACACCTATTTTATCATTTGTAACAAGGTATCATTTGGTCTCCAGAGCCGATTTTCTGGTTAATTGTAAGCTCTTAGAAGCCATAGAAGACCTTTTAGAAGTCAACCATATGCTGAACAACCATTTCCTTTTCAGCAGCTCAGTGCCAGCAAGGAGATAGATGGTGTGAAGATATGTTTAAGAGCATAAGATTGACAAAAGAAACATCCTAGCTTATAACTTACTTCTTGTTGTATTACATCATCACACAAATGAAGAAGAGTGCCCCTTCCACTATCCAGTTGTTTATCATACATGGATTTTGTGATTAAGTTCTGATAATCAGCCATGTTTTGCTGAAACCTAATGCAGTTGCAAAAAACAGTAGCCGCATTAgaatttataaatttcaagacAGACTTTTACAACAATAAAGAACGAAGCCAAATGAACAAATGAGCATCCTGTGCATTTAACAAACACATGGCAAACATATACTTTGACCCCAGGCCAAATGCATAATGCAGTAAGTCTTAACAAAGACACCCTATTTCAGGGGTTGCCCTGATCAATAACTTCTCAAGAATATACATTCAACCCACGATGGGAAAACCAAAATGATGGATCACACTCAAAAGCATGAGCATTGATCAATTGAATAGAATGATGCCTGCATACAAACTATATGCATAGATATCTGATCCattaaaaaagtatatatatatatatatatatatataaagtaaaatagAGAACACTTAACGTAAAATATGTCTTAGCACAATAACCAATTACTGTGGAAAGGATGGCAAAAATGACCCAAAGATCAGCTTTAGGCATATCAAGTGAGCCAACCACAGCAACCTGTAGCACAAATCATGTTAGGGGAATCTTAACAAAATGGACAAAGAGCAGTCAACTCATTAAAACTTCATGGATGAAAAAAAACTGACCAGCCCAACTATAGCAGAGCCAAGAAATTTGACCCAGTCCATTGGTGTTAATCCTGGATTTTTCTTCTCAGGCTGGGAAAAAAGTTCCCTAGACAACATCAGGGGTAGTATATACAAATTCTATGGAaagggaggggggaggggggaggtgctggagaagtaagggaaaagagaTGACATTAACATATTATAAGAACTCACAAGAACTATTTCCATATCGGCCATTGGAATGTTTCTGAAATGTTTCACATATATTCCTCGTTCAGGTTTTTCTTTGGTACTTGCCTGCCTGCCACATCATcattttttataagaaaaaaaaaactatattaaGAAATAAGAAGAGAATATACATACAGAAGAAAAAGAGTCTACTCATAACTAATAAAAAATGCAATAAACTACCACCGCAGCAAAAATGTCCAATCACTCTGAAAAAGACAAAAGGAATTTTGGAAAAGCACCAGCTACTATAGCCCAAAACAAAGCATAAAATGGCCACCCTATCCCAGAGAAAGTGAAGAGGGAGAACCTTATCCTGATAGAACCTCATGTTCCTTTCTAACCAAAAGCACCGCAACATAGCCAGTAAAGGAACAGCCTTCCTATCCTAAGCTTCCCTTAGGGATTCAAGAAAGGGCGGTGGGAGAGAAAGGTTGATGGCGGAGGGGTAAAGATAGGAAGGGAGCACTTCACTGGAATCCCATAAAATCCTACAATCCTTTCCtcacctaaaacccaaaaatgtcATAAGAAACAACTCCTACACAGTGGCTGGGCATGCACACCCAACACTCCCTATCAATGTTAACTAGAAGATCCCACAACCTCCAAAAATTGGAAAACAATGCAGAAAAAGATGAGCACTGGTCTAAATAATTTTCTTCCATAGAAGACACAGATATGACAACAAAACCTTATTAAGCCTCCACTGCTGCAAACCAAAATTGGTGCACCAAACAAAAACTTTCAATTTATAGGGAACTTGGCCCTCCAAACAAATTTGTTCAATAAGAAAAGACCATCAGTCACAATCAGAACAACATTGAAATAGAAGAAATTTACAAGAAAAAGAACCAGAACTATCAAATGACCAGAGTCTCCTATCTGAAAGCTTTCTTTTGTGCAATTAGTCTATTATCAACATTCAATTTCCCATGTCAAAAAGGAACAATACTaaaataaaagaatttaaaagaaaattaatcTGAACTATCAAGAGACCAAAGTCTCCTAGCTGAAAGCTTTCTTGTGTGCAATTAGTCTGTTATCAACATTCAATTTCCCAAGTGAAAAAGGAACAATATTAAaataaaagatttaaaagaaaaagaacccATACTATCAAAAGACCAAAGCTTCCTAGCTGAAAGCTTTCTTCTGCAATTAATCTATTATCAACATTCAATTTCCCATGTCAAATCATTCTTTTTCACAATAATATAAACAAACtcacgcacgcacacacattcaACTATCCTTCAAGAATACCACCAGATACATTCAACACCTCAACCTTCAAATTCTAATACATTGACTCTTCATTTTACCCTGAATACCAATGTCGGGCAGTAGGGTATTTGGGCATTGGTACTCCTGCTGGAGAAATAATGGAAAAATCTCCAGCCATGTGCATCAGATGAGCAGGGGTGGGGGTGGAGGGATGTTGTGGAGGTTGGGGTGGAAAGCAGGAACATGTACACACACAGACACAACCTTGCTTGAGCCCAAGCAACAATAACTGAAATcagtttttaattaaaaatacgtTCCAATACAACCATCCACAAATTTTTCACAACAAAAAGGATTCAAAAAACAAaagacaaaataataataataataataataaagaaaaaaaaatgtagacaATTAGTATCACTACCTGTAAACAACAATTATCCTATCAAAGGTAGGTTCTTGGATTGTGATTTTGCTCAACAGTCTCTGGACACTGCGACAAAATAATTTCATGAACTAGCAATAAACAACAGAACATAAAACAGGGAAAATCAATCAAAGGTTAGTCCCACTGCTTGCTTGACCATCCCTTTGTGTTTTCAATACTCACATGATCAAACTAAATATGCATACTAAAATCAAAGGTGTCATGCACACTAGTATTTGTCACTCATGAGAGTGAAATCTTTgctcatttttttcaaaataaaaaaagtaattgATATGTCTTGAAACAAAAAAAAGTAATAACCGAAAAATGGGGGAAAAAAAAGTACATGATGGCAAGCTGTGAACCAGACTCAGATAAACTACCATGAGAATTGGAGAGACTGAAGAGAACACCATACATATAATAAAGGCAAGATAGTTAAAATTTGCCATCTTAGAATACATATTAAATCAAAAGaggaatatatatatgaatgatcatAAGAAAAGCCAAGTTATTAGGATCGAAACGAAAAAGCATGCGCAAAAATTAAGTGAAAGTGaaatgagaatgtttagatggatgagtagcAATAAAATATCAGAGGCGCTGGTGGCTTTGCATTAAATAATTCAATTGGCTAAGTTACTATTCAGTGTTCAAGAATTAGTTAGCATGGTATAGTGCAGGATTTGAGAGGAAATAAGGAAGATATCAGAAATAATGCAGGTATTGCATGCAAAATTTGCAGGAAGATATCAgaataaattcaagaaattatTGTATCAATAGATTAAGTTCATACATTAAGTTTGGTAAGTCAACAGTGGGGAGGGGcatattaaattatttaaacAAGAAAGCATGAAAACCAATGATATGCCacaaaaacataataataataaataaataaaaggcgtccccaggccacaaggctccccactTTCATGAGGGGAAGGGGAGATCGTCATAGTGTACGCAGCCCCTGTCTTTTATGCAGAGAGCTTGGACTAGATACTTAAAATGCATAATATAACACTTAAAACGCAATGTTAAGAGGCTAGTTAAAACCTAAGTTCCATATTTTCGATACGAATCCGCTCAACATATAAGTCTTCCTGCTCTGCTTCTGTGGAAATCTCGTCATTTTTTTTTGGATCTTTCTTACGCCATGCACTTGCCTTTCTGGACAAAACTCTTCCT
This Malania oleifera isolate guangnan ecotype guangnan chromosome 11, ASM2987363v1, whole genome shotgun sequence DNA region includes the following protein-coding sequences:
- the LOC131167713 gene encoding uncharacterized protein LOC131167713 gives rise to the protein MDKKKKEVIRLERESVIPILKPRLIMALANLIEHRSDQAEFLKLCKRVEYTIRAWYLLQFEDLMQLCSLFDPVHGAQKLQQQNLSPEEIDVLEQNFLTYLFQVMEKSNFKITTDEEINVALSGQYLLNLHITVDEAKLDNKLLKKYFEKHPHEELPDFADKYIIFRRGIGMDRTTDYFFMEKVDMIIARLWALILRITGLGRVLSRKASAWRKKDPKKNDEISTEAEQEDLYVERIRIENMELSVQRLLSKITIQEPTFDRIIVVYRQASTKEKPERGIYVKHFRNIPMADMEIVLPEKKNPGLTPMDWVKFLGSAIVGLVAVVGSLDMPKADLWVIFAILSTVIGYCAKTYFTFQQNMADYQNLITKSMYDKQLDSGRGTLLHLCDDVIQQEVKEVIISFFILMEQGKATRQDLDLRCEELIKEEFGESCNFDVDDAVQKLEKLGIVARDSIGRYYSVGLKRANEIIGTTTEELVLKAKLGATT